A single Tuberibacillus sp. Marseille-P3662 DNA region contains:
- the ribD gene encoding bifunctional diaminohydroxyphosphoribosylaminopyrimidine deaminase/5-amino-6-(5-phosphoribosylamino)uracil reductase RibD, whose protein sequence is MSDEHYMSLALTLAEQMQGQTNPNPVVGAVVVRAGSIVGLGAHLQAGGPHAEVHALTMAGKQAEGATIYVTLEPCNHYGRTPPCTDLIIKSGIKRAVIATIDPHSKVSGSGITKLRNHGIDVTVGVMEKEAQDANKIFFHYIGQQRPYVTAKMAQSIDGKVATKTGASQWITSKQARDDGHLLRRDHDAILVGIGTVLKDDPTLTNRSSLGGKHPTRIILDRELRIPLNAKVVADRKADTWIFTTEYADQDKWASLSNDEHIKVIDTKAGTIDEVLETLASAEITSLLVEGGPTIMGQFLQGGHVQELIVYTAPKIIGGQAAYTSVAGEGIDLLDNVQTFNHIHTESIGTDTKMIYRQEGI, encoded by the coding sequence TTGTCTGATGAACACTATATGTCACTGGCTTTAACATTAGCCGAACAGATGCAAGGACAAACGAATCCTAATCCGGTTGTTGGAGCAGTAGTTGTTCGCGCTGGGTCAATTGTCGGATTGGGTGCCCATTTACAAGCAGGCGGCCCACATGCGGAAGTTCATGCCCTAACAATGGCCGGCAAACAAGCTGAAGGTGCCACCATATATGTGACCCTTGAACCTTGTAATCATTATGGGCGAACACCGCCTTGTACGGATCTCATCATTAAATCAGGCATTAAAAGAGCGGTCATCGCCACCATTGACCCTCATTCTAAAGTGAGTGGAAGCGGGATTACGAAACTAAGAAACCATGGCATTGATGTTACTGTCGGGGTCATGGAAAAGGAAGCCCAAGACGCTAATAAAATATTTTTTCACTATATCGGTCAACAACGCCCCTATGTTACCGCAAAGATGGCGCAGAGTATTGATGGCAAAGTCGCTACAAAGACAGGGGCAAGTCAATGGATAACATCGAAACAAGCTCGTGATGATGGCCACTTACTTAGACGAGACCATGACGCAATCTTGGTGGGCATTGGTACGGTTCTTAAGGATGACCCAACCCTGACCAACCGATCGTCTCTAGGGGGCAAACATCCAACGAGAATCATTCTTGACCGCGAGTTACGTATCCCCTTGAATGCAAAGGTTGTGGCAGACAGAAAAGCGGATACTTGGATTTTTACAACCGAATATGCTGATCAAGACAAATGGGCGTCCTTATCGAATGATGAACATATCAAAGTCATTGATACAAAGGCAGGTACGATCGATGAGGTTTTAGAGACGCTGGCATCTGCTGAGATCACATCACTCTTAGTTGAAGGAGGCCCGACAATTATGGGACAGTTCTTACAAGGAGGGCATGTTCAGGAGCTAATTGTGTATACCGCACCGAAAATCATTGGTGGACAAGCTGCTTATACATCGGTGGCAGGAGAAGGCATTGACTTATTGGACAACGTCCAAACATTCAATCATATTCATACAGAATCCATAGGAACAGACACTAAAATGATTTATAGACAAGAAGGGATCTAA